The proteins below come from a single Staphylococcus sp. MI 10-1553 genomic window:
- a CDS encoding tyrosine-type recombinase/integrase, which produces MTSFTVTKRKNKNSASWQYDVKHPSFKSGKKRKSGFKTKAEAIFAAQQLIRDLEDGNAIDDKTFKEYYVDWLVIKNKKHLSKRQYYWYERSIKLFEEHFGEGMLIKNITRTEYQKFLNNYGEGHTDETVRKVHGCLSRCLRDALYDGYLKKDPTYNAEVRGTKKSKEEATKFMTIKQYEKLIEYFKTRDEESYIFLFILAITGGRYSDAINMIDIDLNEQDGIIHLRGTKSINADRFVEVSQKDIKLIKSKLAKLPKRIDGKLFKLSHTAVSKSFNHAKKQTGIKDKHITPYALRHTHTSYLLSKGIPIEYISKRLGHYKISVTLDIYSHLLDEHKKEQGQRVRELFS; this is translated from the coding sequence TTGACATCATTTACAGTAACAAAACGTAAAAATAAGAATTCAGCATCTTGGCAATATGACGTCAAACACCCTTCTTTCAAATCAGGAAAGAAACGTAAGTCAGGATTTAAAACTAAAGCTGAGGCGATTTTTGCAGCACAACAATTGATACGGGACTTGGAAGACGGAAATGCAATCGATGATAAAACATTTAAAGAATATTATGTGGATTGGCTTGTGATAAAAAACAAGAAACATTTATCTAAACGTCAATATTATTGGTATGAACGTTCTATTAAATTATTTGAAGAGCATTTCGGTGAAGGTATGTTAATTAAAAACATCACACGTACAGAATATCAAAAGTTCTTAAATAATTACGGTGAGGGGCATACAGACGAAACTGTGCGCAAAGTGCATGGTTGCTTATCGCGTTGTTTACGCGATGCGTTATATGATGGCTATTTGAAGAAAGACCCCACTTATAACGCTGAAGTTAGAGGTACAAAAAAATCAAAAGAAGAAGCTACAAAATTTATGACAATAAAGCAATATGAAAAGTTAATTGAATATTTTAAAACACGCGATGAAGAAAGCTATATTTTCCTTTTCATTTTAGCCATAACAGGAGGGAGATACAGTGATGCAATAAATATGATTGATATAGATTTAAATGAGCAGGACGGTATTATACATTTAAGAGGCACTAAATCGATTAATGCTGATCGCTTTGTAGAAGTTTCACAAAAAGATATAAAACTTATTAAGTCTAAATTAGCTAAATTACCCAAACGTATTGACGGTAAATTGTTCAAGTTGAGTCACACCGCTGTATCTAAATCGTTCAATCACGCTAAAAAACAAACAGGAATAAAAGATAAACATATAACACCCTATGCATTACGACACACTCACACATCTTACTTACTTTCGAAAGGCATACCAATCGAGTATATAAGCAAAAGATTAGGTCATTATAAAATATCTGTTACCCTCGATATTTATTCCCACTTGCTCGACGAACATAAAAAAGAGCAAGGTCAACGTGTCAGAGAATTATTCTCTTGA